The Agromyces mariniharenae genome includes a window with the following:
- a CDS encoding LacI family DNA-binding transcriptional regulator, which produces MTEPDTPGPGNTGRRPTIMEVARLAGVSHQTVSRYIRFNSGVKPATRAKLDAAIKELNYRPNLVARSMRTRRTGRLAVLVPAIAFNPARMLDGASTTAFDAGYSVDVLSLAGGADARADRIAELADSGQFEGILSFAPVAPSSEGRFADSPAIVVSADFDDEMRSIGELADGAPVTEIIEHLVELGHRRFFHVAGDQQFASARARKQTYLETIDRMGLESIGVFDGDWSGESGLAAVGSLDERNLPTAILAANDLVAAGVLRGARDRGWDVPGDVSVTGWDNDRITGFLSPSLTTVDVDLERVGSKAMARLIASITGEPVTPSTEPMTRIVWRESVGAPRDS; this is translated from the coding sequence GTGACGGAACCTGACACCCCGGGACCCGGGAATACCGGCCGCCGGCCGACGATCATGGAGGTCGCCCGACTGGCCGGCGTCTCCCACCAAACGGTCTCGCGCTACATCCGCTTCAACTCCGGAGTCAAGCCGGCCACCCGGGCGAAGCTCGACGCCGCGATCAAGGAGCTCAACTACCGGCCCAACCTCGTCGCCCGCTCGATGCGGACGCGACGGACGGGACGCCTCGCCGTGCTCGTCCCGGCCATCGCGTTCAACCCGGCACGTATGCTCGACGGCGCGAGCACGACCGCCTTCGACGCCGGATACAGCGTCGACGTGCTGAGCCTCGCGGGTGGTGCCGACGCGCGAGCCGACCGCATCGCCGAGCTCGCGGATTCCGGCCAGTTCGAGGGGATCCTATCGTTCGCACCCGTGGCGCCGTCGAGCGAGGGGCGCTTCGCCGACTCCCCCGCGATCGTCGTCTCGGCCGACTTCGACGACGAGATGCGCAGCATCGGCGAGCTTGCCGACGGCGCACCGGTGACGGAGATCATCGAGCACCTCGTCGAGCTCGGGCACCGCCGGTTCTTCCATGTCGCGGGCGACCAGCAGTTCGCGTCAGCGCGGGCGCGGAAGCAGACGTACCTCGAGACGATCGACCGGATGGGCCTCGAGTCGATCGGCGTCTTCGACGGCGACTGGTCCGGGGAGTCGGGGCTCGCCGCGGTGGGCTCCCTCGACGAACGGAACCTGCCGACGGCGATCCTCGCGGCGAACGACCTCGTCGCCGCCGGCGTGCTGCGCGGAGCGCGTGATCGCGGCTGGGACGTGCCGGGCGACGTCAGCGTCACCGGCTGGGACAACGACCGGATCACCGGCTTCCTCTCGCCGTCGCTGACGACCGTCGACGTCGACCTCGAACGCGTCGGGAGCAAGGCGATGGCGCGCCTCATCGCCTCGATCACCGGCGAGCCCGTCACGCCGTCGACGGAGCCGATGACCCGGATCGTCTGGCGCGAGTCCGTCGGCGCTCCCCGCGACTCCTGA
- a CDS encoding sugar ABC transporter ATP-binding protein: MSADIETTLDVERPSSTAPVLAVRELRKRFAETTALDGVTFEVRQHEVVGLIGENGAGKSTLLKMLVGLAQPDSGSIELRGERVRMRGIAQAGAAGIGMVFQEQSLIPNLTVAENILLGAEGPAVVGGLYRWGELRRRAQVQLDKIGSDISTDAVTESLSFADRQLVEIAKVLATEERTNAEPVVLLDEPTSVLDRDETEVLFAQIERLRTRASVVFVSHRLDEVLRVSDRVYVLRNGQTVAECVPGDVDEATLRRLMIGRDLEGSHYDEERQLPPRDEVRLSVRGLTVKGVCDRVDFDLHEGEVLGIAGVQGSGREELCRSLFGALASRSESVTLEGRPLRSRSPRAAIASDIGFVPAERRREGMVGSMSVAENITLPHLAEVCAGPMLQRGRERALADEWIDRLSIRTPSASAPLGSLSGGNQQKAVLARWLVSDSLRLLILDHPTRGLDVGAKTEVYQLIRELTASGMSVLLMADSLEELIAMSHRVLVMKDGRVTEVIDAPAGAKPAPLRVLERMV; this comes from the coding sequence GTGAGTGCGGACATCGAGACGACCCTGGACGTGGAGCGTCCCTCGAGCACCGCGCCGGTCCTGGCGGTGCGAGAGCTCCGGAAGCGGTTCGCCGAGACCACGGCCCTCGACGGCGTGACGTTCGAGGTACGGCAGCACGAGGTGGTCGGGCTCATCGGCGAGAACGGCGCGGGCAAGTCCACGCTGCTGAAGATGCTGGTGGGACTCGCCCAGCCCGACTCGGGCTCGATCGAGCTGCGGGGCGAGCGCGTCAGGATGCGCGGCATCGCGCAGGCGGGGGCTGCGGGGATCGGGATGGTGTTCCAGGAGCAGTCGCTCATCCCCAACCTCACGGTCGCCGAGAACATCCTCCTCGGCGCGGAGGGCCCCGCCGTCGTCGGCGGCCTCTACCGCTGGGGAGAGCTGCGGCGGCGCGCCCAGGTGCAACTCGACAAGATCGGCTCGGACATCTCGACCGACGCCGTCACGGAGAGCCTCAGCTTCGCCGACCGGCAGCTCGTCGAGATCGCGAAGGTCCTCGCGACCGAGGAGCGCACCAACGCCGAACCGGTCGTGCTCCTCGACGAGCCGACCTCGGTGCTCGACCGCGACGAGACCGAGGTCCTGTTCGCCCAGATCGAGCGGTTGCGCACGCGCGCCTCCGTCGTGTTCGTCTCGCACCGCCTCGACGAGGTGCTCCGCGTTTCCGACCGCGTCTACGTGCTGCGGAACGGCCAGACCGTGGCGGAGTGCGTGCCGGGGGACGTCGACGAGGCGACCCTGCGCCGGCTCATGATCGGCCGCGACCTGGAGGGCAGCCACTACGACGAGGAGCGGCAGCTGCCGCCCCGCGACGAGGTGCGCCTGTCGGTGCGCGGACTCACGGTCAAGGGTGTCTGCGACCGCGTCGACTTCGACCTGCATGAGGGCGAGGTGCTCGGGATCGCAGGCGTGCAGGGATCGGGTCGGGAGGAGCTGTGCCGGAGCCTCTTCGGCGCACTCGCGAGTCGCAGCGAGTCCGTCACGCTGGAGGGCAGGCCGCTGAGGTCGCGCTCGCCTCGGGCCGCGATCGCATCCGACATCGGGTTCGTGCCCGCGGAGCGCCGTCGGGAGGGGATGGTCGGCTCGATGTCGGTCGCCGAGAACATCACCCTGCCGCACCTCGCCGAGGTGTGCGCAGGCCCGATGCTGCAGCGCGGCAGGGAGCGGGCACTCGCCGACGAGTGGATCGACCGGCTCAGCATCCGCACCCCGTCGGCGTCGGCGCCGCTCGGGTCGCTGTCGGGCGGCAACCAGCAGAAGGCGGTGCTCGCCCGCTGGCTCGTGTCCGACTCGCTGCGGCTCCTCATCCTCGACCATCCGACGCGTGGCCTGGACGTCGGGGCGAAGACCGAGGTCTACCAGTTGATCCGCGAGCTCACCGCGTCGGGGATGTCGGTGCTGCTCATGGCCGACAGCCTCGAAGAGCTCATCGCCATGAGCCACCGCGTCCTCGTCATGAAGGACGGGCGCGTCACCGAGGTCATCGATGCACCCGCGGGCGCGAAGCCCGCCCCGCTGCGAGTGCTGGAACGGATGGTGTGA
- a CDS encoding LacI family DNA-binding transcriptional regulator translates to MDVARLAGVSHQTVSRYLRFQGGLKPATVERVDAAIRELNYRPNLVARSMRTRRSGRVAILMPTVAFNPARMLAGATAAAHAAGYAVDVLSLEGGAEARTERILELADSGQVEGILSLAPITPSSDELLARDAAIVGSSDFDDEMRGIGELADGSPVRELIARLADLGHRRFLHVAGSQDFASARGRRQTYLDSIDELGLESAGVFDGDWTAESGIRAVDRLDERDRPTAIIAANDLVASGVIRGARDRGWSVPEDLSVTGWDNVPVGQFLSPSLTTVDIDLERLGSNAMKRLIASVRKEPDPAPDAPISRIIWRESVGPAPTD, encoded by the coding sequence ATGGATGTCGCCCGTCTGGCCGGCGTGTCCCACCAGACGGTCTCCCGGTACCTGCGGTTCCAGGGCGGGCTGAAGCCGGCGACGGTCGAACGCGTCGACGCCGCGATCCGCGAGCTCAACTACCGGCCGAACCTCGTGGCGCGTTCGATGCGCACGCGACGATCCGGGCGGGTGGCCATCCTCATGCCAACCGTCGCCTTCAACCCCGCACGCATGCTCGCCGGCGCCACCGCCGCCGCCCATGCGGCCGGCTACGCGGTCGACGTCCTGAGCCTCGAAGGCGGGGCGGAGGCACGCACCGAGCGCATCCTCGAGCTCGCCGATTCCGGACAGGTGGAGGGCATCCTCTCGCTGGCTCCCATCACACCGTCGAGCGACGAACTCCTCGCTCGTGACGCCGCCATCGTAGGGTCTTCCGACTTCGACGACGAGATGCGCGGCATCGGCGAACTCGCCGACGGGTCGCCCGTGCGCGAGCTCATCGCCCGCCTCGCCGACCTCGGCCACCGCCGCTTCCTCCACGTCGCCGGCTCCCAGGACTTCGCCTCGGCGCGGGGCCGGCGACAGACCTATCTCGACAGCATCGACGAGCTCGGCCTCGAGTCCGCGGGAGTGTTCGACGGCGACTGGACGGCCGAGAGCGGCATCCGGGCCGTCGATCGGCTCGACGAGCGCGATCGCCCGACGGCGATCATCGCCGCCAACGACCTCGTCGCGTCCGGCGTGATCCGCGGCGCACGCGACCGGGGCTGGAGCGTGCCCGAGGATCTCAGCGTGACCGGATGGGACAACGTCCCGGTCGGCCAATTCCTCTCCCCCTCGCTGACGACGGTCGACATCGACTTGGAGCGCCTCGGCAGCAACGCGATGAAGCGCCTCATCGCCTCGGTGCGCAAGGAGCCCGACCCGGCGCCCGACGCTCCGATCAGCCGGATCATCTGGCGGGAATCGGTTGGCCCAGCACCGACCGACTAG
- a CDS encoding ABC transporter permease: protein MTPARLGQAPPETGRAAGPRPRPRRFDRATLLADFGPLAALVLLCILFAVLSPQFATWGNVRNLLDSAAVLAVIAVGLTFVLLLGAIDLSIEGVMATAALSVALLVANSRNDIDLGLLGVVAAVALGACFGLASGMLSTGLKIPSFMTTLGISAIGIGIATVLFGGVQPTLRSPELAEWAAGQWLGLTRLTYVAIAVVVIGLLVQRYTRLGRYARAIGGAEELALLSGIPVRRYKTLAFTFAGAAYGLAGVMVTVQLGSGIVQAGVGQNFAAITAAVVGGTLLSGGRGGVLQSIVGVLIVTVLANGLVLIGVSPYVQRAVQGVIVVAAVVITAWPLRRRLRVVK from the coding sequence ATGACGCCCGCCCGGCTCGGGCAGGCGCCGCCCGAGACCGGGCGGGCCGCCGGCCCACGACCTCGACCGCGCCGCTTCGATCGTGCGACGCTCCTCGCCGACTTCGGTCCGCTGGCCGCCCTCGTGCTGCTGTGCATCCTCTTCGCCGTCCTCAGCCCGCAGTTCGCGACGTGGGGCAACGTGCGGAACCTCCTCGACTCCGCGGCGGTGCTCGCGGTCATCGCGGTCGGCCTCACGTTCGTCCTGCTGCTCGGCGCGATCGACCTGTCGATCGAGGGCGTCATGGCGACCGCCGCCCTGAGCGTGGCGCTCCTGGTGGCCAACAGCCGGAACGACATCGACCTCGGCCTGCTGGGCGTCGTCGCGGCCGTGGCCCTCGGCGCATGCTTCGGCCTCGCGAGCGGCATGCTGTCGACGGGGCTCAAGATCCCGTCGTTCATGACGACGCTCGGCATCTCGGCCATCGGGATCGGCATCGCGACGGTGCTGTTCGGCGGCGTGCAGCCGACGTTGCGCTCGCCGGAGCTCGCGGAGTGGGCGGCCGGACAGTGGCTCGGACTCACCCGGCTGACCTACGTCGCGATCGCGGTGGTCGTCATCGGGCTCCTCGTCCAGCGATACACGCGGCTCGGCCGGTACGCCCGGGCGATCGGCGGCGCCGAGGAGCTGGCACTGCTCTCCGGCATCCCGGTGCGTCGCTACAAGACCCTGGCGTTCACGTTCGCGGGCGCCGCGTACGGGCTCGCGGGCGTCATGGTCACGGTGCAGCTCGGCTCGGGCATCGTGCAGGCCGGCGTCGGGCAGAACTTCGCCGCCATCACGGCCGCCGTCGTCGGCGGCACGCTCCTCTCCGGAGGCCGCGGCGGGGTGCTGCAGTCGATCGTCGGGGTGCTCATCGTCACCGTCCTCGCCAACGGGCTCGTGCTCATCGGCGTGAGCCCGTACGTGCAGCGAGCGGTCCAGGGAGTGATCGTCGTCGCGGCCGTCGTCATCACGGCGTGGCCGCTGCGGCGGAGATTGCGAGTGGTCAAGTGA
- a CDS encoding ABC transporter permease, which translates to MSVTDKTGTFARLGEPPRLTQTTRRQLLLTVMPVIVLAALVAAIAIANPNFLRPLSIWTVLDSAVPLMILASGAMLVILCGGIDLSVAALASMASVLVALWIPVLGPWVVPVVVLVGALAGLLQGAIHVVAQIPSFLVTLGGLAVWSGIALVASGASTIGVSGSTLDWTFTRVGPWRIPSAVLIAAAIVVVFALVLTFTPVRRWLISIGSSEPAALMAGVPVAQTKIAAFVVSGACAGFAGVMLVGRTYSGAPSLADSLLLPVVAAIVVGGTAITGGFGGIGRTVIGVLIITVLRVGLSVAGVDSSYEQIFYGVLVIAAVALTIDRSKLPFVK; encoded by the coding sequence ATGAGCGTCACCGACAAGACCGGCACGTTCGCCCGACTCGGCGAGCCGCCTCGACTCACGCAGACCACCCGACGGCAGCTGCTGCTGACCGTGATGCCCGTGATCGTCCTCGCGGCCCTCGTCGCGGCGATCGCGATCGCCAACCCCAACTTCCTGCGCCCCCTGAGCATCTGGACGGTGCTCGATTCGGCGGTGCCGCTGATGATCCTCGCCTCCGGCGCGATGCTCGTCATCCTGTGCGGCGGGATCGACCTCTCGGTCGCCGCCCTCGCCTCGATGGCGTCGGTGCTCGTCGCGCTGTGGATCCCCGTGCTCGGCCCGTGGGTCGTGCCCGTGGTCGTGCTGGTCGGCGCCCTTGCGGGGTTGCTCCAGGGCGCCATCCATGTCGTCGCGCAGATCCCGTCGTTCCTCGTCACCCTCGGCGGGCTGGCGGTGTGGTCGGGGATCGCCCTCGTCGCCTCCGGGGCGTCGACGATCGGCGTCTCGGGTTCGACCCTCGACTGGACGTTCACCCGGGTCGGCCCCTGGCGCATCCCGAGCGCCGTGCTCATCGCCGCCGCGATCGTCGTGGTCTTCGCGCTCGTGCTGACGTTCACCCCGGTGCGGCGCTGGCTCATCTCGATCGGCAGCAGCGAGCCGGCCGCGCTCATGGCCGGCGTGCCGGTCGCCCAGACGAAGATCGCCGCGTTCGTCGTGTCGGGCGCGTGCGCGGGATTCGCGGGCGTGATGCTCGTCGGCCGCACCTACAGCGGTGCGCCGAGCCTCGCGGATTCCCTGCTTCTGCCGGTGGTCGCCGCCATCGTGGTGGGTGGGACGGCGATCACCGGTGGATTCGGCGGAATCGGACGTACCGTGATCGGAGTGCTCATCATCACGGTGCTGCGCGTGGGACTCTCGGTGGCGGGCGTCGACTCCTCGTACGAGCAGATCTTCTACGGGGTGCTGGTGATCGCCGCGGTCGCCCTCACGATCGACCGCTCCAAGCTTCCATTCGTCAAGTGA
- a CDS encoding aldehyde dehydrogenase family protein, whose product MTNAALLPSVAEFVGSPRQLLIDGEWQDAADGRTFATIDPATEDAITQVAQAGPEDVNRAVAAARRAFEHGSAWNRFTPRQRGRLLWRIADLLEEHADEFAQLEALDGGKPFVGARDGDVATAAELFRYFAGWANKTEGTTIPLSSETSEFLAYTVREPIGVVAGIVPWNFPLTMAAFKIVPAITVGNTVVLKPAEQTPLSALRLGELLLEAGLPAGVVNVLPGFGDTGAALVAHRDVDKVAFTGSTEVGKKIAAAAAGNLKKVSLELGGKAPNLVFDDADLAKAIPGSAHAAFFNQGQCCVNGSRLYVQRGVFDEVVAGIAEIARGIRVGSAFDERTDMGPLISDEQFAKVTGYLEAGVAEGATVAEGGVRVGDRGYFVRPTVFTDVSEQMSIQQDEIFGPVVTAVPFDTEEEAIRLANDTRYGLAAGVWSRDIGTAHRVGGRLRAGTIWLNSWHADDVTLPRGGYKESGWGRELGSFGLEDYTELKTVIAEL is encoded by the coding sequence ATGACCAACGCAGCCCTGCTCCCGAGCGTCGCCGAGTTCGTCGGCTCGCCCCGGCAGCTGCTCATCGACGGTGAGTGGCAGGATGCCGCGGACGGCCGCACCTTCGCGACGATCGACCCCGCGACCGAGGATGCGATCACCCAGGTGGCCCAGGCCGGACCCGAGGACGTGAACCGCGCGGTCGCAGCGGCAAGGCGCGCGTTCGAGCACGGCTCCGCGTGGAACCGGTTCACCCCACGCCAGCGCGGACGCCTGCTGTGGAGGATCGCCGACCTGCTCGAGGAGCACGCCGACGAGTTCGCGCAGCTGGAGGCGCTCGACGGCGGCAAGCCGTTCGTCGGCGCGCGCGACGGCGACGTGGCCACGGCCGCCGAGCTGTTCCGCTACTTCGCCGGCTGGGCGAACAAGACCGAGGGCACGACGATCCCGCTGTCCAGCGAGACCTCGGAGTTCCTCGCCTACACGGTGCGCGAGCCGATCGGGGTCGTGGCCGGGATCGTCCCATGGAACTTCCCGCTGACGATGGCGGCCTTCAAGATCGTCCCCGCGATCACGGTGGGCAACACCGTCGTGCTGAAGCCGGCCGAGCAGACGCCCCTCAGCGCGCTGCGCCTCGGCGAGCTGCTCCTCGAGGCCGGACTGCCGGCGGGAGTCGTCAACGTCCTCCCCGGGTTCGGCGACACCGGAGCGGCCCTCGTCGCACACCGCGACGTCGACAAGGTCGCGTTCACGGGCTCGACGGAGGTGGGCAAGAAGATCGCTGCGGCCGCCGCCGGCAACCTGAAGAAGGTCTCGCTCGAGCTCGGAGGCAAGGCCCCGAACCTCGTCTTCGACGACGCCGACCTCGCCAAGGCGATCCCCGGCTCGGCGCACGCCGCGTTCTTCAACCAGGGCCAGTGCTGCGTGAACGGCTCACGCCTCTACGTGCAGCGCGGCGTGTTCGACGAGGTCGTCGCAGGGATCGCGGAGATCGCCCGCGGCATCCGTGTCGGCAGCGCCTTCGACGAGCGCACCGACATGGGTCCGCTCATCTCGGACGAGCAGTTCGCGAAGGTCACGGGCTACCTCGAGGCGGGCGTCGCCGAGGGGGCGACGGTCGCCGAGGGCGGCGTGCGCGTCGGCGACCGCGGCTACTTCGTGCGTCCCACCGTCTTCACCGACGTGAGCGAGCAGATGTCGATCCAGCAGGACGAGATCTTCGGGCCGGTCGTCACGGCCGTGCCGTTCGACACCGAGGAGGAGGCGATCAGGCTCGCGAACGACACCCGCTACGGGCTCGCGGCGGGCGTGTGGTCGCGCGACATCGGCACCGCGCACCGGGTGGGCGGCCGCCTCCGGGCGGGCACCATCTGGCTCAACTCGTGGCACGCCGACGACGTGACGCTGCCCCGCGGCGGGTACAAGGAGTCGGGCTGGGGTCGCGAGCTCGGCTCGTTCGGCCTCGAGGACTACACCGAGCTGAAGACGGTCATCGCCGAGCTGTGA
- a CDS encoding carbohydrate ABC transporter permease, whose translation MSAINELRHLKGGSGQTTKRDGKAALVFLAPWFIGLFAITAGPMLASLYLSFTKYNLLQPPVFTGLDNFTRMFTDERLHKSLGVTFTYVLVSVPLQLALALALAVLLDRGVRGLSFYRSIYYLPSLIGGSVAIAVLWRTVFGTDGLFNVVLGWFGIEGKGWISDPDTALWTLILLNVWTFGAPMVIFLAGLRQIPGSYYEAASVDGASKWRQFWSITVPLLSPIIFFNLVLQIIHSFQSFTQAFVVSGGTGGPADSTLVFSLYLYQRGFGAFDMGYAASLAWLLVIIIGAFTAINFWASKYWVFYDD comes from the coding sequence ATGAGCGCGATCAACGAGCTTCGACACCTGAAGGGCGGGTCGGGCCAGACGACGAAGCGCGACGGCAAGGCGGCCCTCGTATTCCTCGCCCCATGGTTCATAGGTCTGTTCGCCATCACGGCGGGTCCGATGCTCGCCTCGCTCTACCTGAGCTTCACGAAGTACAACCTGCTGCAGCCGCCGGTGTTCACCGGGCTCGACAACTTCACCCGCATGTTCACCGACGAACGCCTGCACAAGTCGCTCGGCGTCACGTTCACGTACGTGCTGGTCTCGGTGCCACTGCAGCTCGCCCTGGCGCTCGCGCTGGCGGTCCTGCTCGACCGCGGCGTCCGTGGGCTGTCCTTCTACCGCTCGATCTACTACCTGCCCTCCCTCATCGGCGGCAGCGTCGCGATCGCGGTGCTCTGGCGCACCGTCTTCGGCACCGACGGACTGTTCAACGTCGTGCTCGGATGGTTCGGCATCGAGGGCAAGGGCTGGATCTCCGACCCCGACACCGCGCTGTGGACCTTGATCCTGCTCAATGTCTGGACGTTCGGTGCGCCGATGGTGATCTTCCTCGCCGGCCTCCGCCAGATCCCCGGCTCCTACTACGAGGCGGCGAGCGTCGACGGGGCGTCGAAGTGGCGGCAGTTCTGGAGCATCACCGTGCCGCTGCTCAGCCCGATCATCTTCTTCAACCTGGTGCTGCAGATCATCCACTCGTTCCAGTCGTTCACGCAGGCGTTCGTCGTCTCGGGCGGAACGGGCGGTCCCGCGGACTCGACGCTCGTCTTCTCCCTCTACCTCTACCAGCGGGGATTCGGCGCGTTCGACATGGGCTACGCGGCATCCCTCGCCTGGCTGCTGGTGATCATCATCGGCGCCTTCACCGCGATCAACTTCTGGGCCTCGAAGTACTGGGTGTTCTACGATGACTGA
- a CDS encoding sugar ABC transporter substrate-binding protein: protein MISTSARSRRALAFAAAGLTALALAGCATESAAEGDGGQAAACAPEDIQLIGQVRNETNPYEKAWLDGGDEFAESVGLTQTRLTYDGESPKQQEQLRQALSTGNPECMVLNVLPNGDSDTTPIVKEADAAGAYLVTHWNKPADLDPWDGYDTWISHITFNGVDSGRQIAEAMFEAMGGEGGIIALQGILDTSAAKDRFIGLEDALAENPGVTLLDEQAADFDRTTAFNVTKTLITKHGDAITGVWAANDDMALGALQALEAAGMSGVAVVGIDAVPEAVQAIADGKMTATVSSDGPWQGGIGLAMGYCALTGELAVSDLSDEERAFFAKQTLIDASNAEANLTPSVNLEDFECGNLFNRVDGPVS, encoded by the coding sequence ATGATCAGCACATCCGCCCGCAGCCGGCGCGCGCTCGCGTTCGCCGCCGCCGGCCTGACCGCGCTGGCACTCGCCGGCTGCGCGACCGAGTCCGCCGCCGAAGGCGACGGCGGACAGGCCGCCGCATGCGCGCCCGAGGACATCCAGCTCATCGGCCAGGTCCGCAACGAGACCAACCCGTACGAGAAGGCCTGGCTCGACGGCGGCGACGAGTTCGCCGAGTCGGTCGGACTCACCCAGACCCGCCTCACCTACGACGGCGAGTCGCCCAAGCAGCAGGAGCAGCTGCGCCAGGCCCTCAGCACGGGCAACCCCGAGTGCATGGTGCTCAACGTCCTGCCCAACGGCGACTCCGACACGACCCCGATCGTCAAGGAGGCGGATGCCGCCGGAGCCTACCTCGTGACGCACTGGAACAAGCCGGCCGACCTCGACCCCTGGGACGGCTACGACACCTGGATCTCGCACATCACGTTCAACGGCGTGGACTCGGGTCGCCAGATCGCCGAGGCGATGTTCGAGGCGATGGGCGGCGAGGGCGGCATCATCGCCCTCCAGGGCATCCTCGACACGAGCGCCGCGAAGGACCGCTTCATCGGCCTGGAGGACGCGCTCGCCGAGAACCCCGGCGTGACCCTGCTCGACGAGCAGGCGGCCGACTTCGACCGCACGACCGCGTTCAACGTGACCAAGACGCTCATCACCAAGCACGGCGACGCGATCACGGGCGTCTGGGCGGCCAACGACGACATGGCGCTCGGTGCGCTGCAGGCGCTCGAGGCGGCGGGCATGAGCGGGGTCGCCGTGGTCGGCATCGACGCGGTCCCCGAGGCGGTCCAGGCGATCGCCGACGGCAAGATGACCGCGACGGTGTCGAGCGACGGCCCGTGGCAGGGCGGCATCGGCCTCGCGATGGGCTACTGCGCACTGACCGGCGAGCTGGCGGTCTCCGACCTCAGCGACGAGGAGCGCGCCTTCTTCGCGAAGCAGACGCTCATCGACGCGTCCAACGCCGAAGCGAACCTCACGCCGTCGGTGAACCTCGAGGACTTCGAGTGCGGCAACCTGTTCAACCGCGTCGACGGGCCGGTGAGCTGA
- a CDS encoding sodium/glutamate symporter, producing the protein MFGGYTDAQWAGIGFVLLGIALMLAVLLRRFVPFLAALYIPASVIAGFLILLLGPQVLGAITGGWSLVPPEAASVMSRLPGLMINIVFAGIMIGKSLPSVRQIWNESAPHVILGSVFSFGQFALGAFAVAFILTPLFGLPDAAGSILELSFAGGHGTIAGMGGILEEAGAPEVVDIGLGLATISMITGVVGGSILVNYAIRSPRIQVARMAPTHGDGPASLQQVRPNTGDQASPGDIGLGAMSRAFGAIAVAIALAIVILEVLRWITNAFGSHIFDAFPLFPFTVIGGFLVQLVLTATKHEYLVQRRNVNDISGLALDVLIAAAIGTMSLQALGSNIPSLAILTLIALAWSVIGMLWLGPRIHRTHWFEHAIADFGQSQGNVATGFVLADMADPARTTNAARAYGYKQLIYEPFLGGGILTAFSVPIILQIGSVAFGVVSLVVTVLLILWGTLRGRRASGAPGG; encoded by the coding sequence ATGTTCGGTGGGTACACGGACGCGCAGTGGGCGGGCATCGGGTTCGTGCTGCTGGGCATCGCGCTGATGCTCGCGGTGCTGCTGCGCCGATTCGTGCCGTTCCTCGCGGCGCTCTACATCCCGGCGAGCGTCATCGCCGGGTTCCTGATCCTGCTCCTCGGGCCGCAAGTGCTCGGGGCGATCACCGGCGGCTGGAGCCTGGTCCCGCCCGAGGCGGCATCCGTCATGTCTCGACTGCCGGGCCTGATGATCAACATCGTCTTCGCGGGCATCATGATCGGCAAGAGCCTGCCGTCGGTGCGGCAGATCTGGAACGAGTCGGCGCCGCACGTCATCCTCGGGTCGGTCTTCTCGTTCGGGCAGTTCGCGCTCGGCGCGTTCGCGGTCGCCTTCATCCTGACGCCGCTGTTCGGGCTGCCGGATGCCGCGGGGTCGATCCTCGAGCTCTCGTTCGCGGGTGGGCACGGCACGATCGCGGGCATGGGCGGCATCCTCGAGGAGGCCGGCGCGCCGGAGGTCGTCGACATCGGCCTCGGCCTCGCGACGATCAGCATGATCACGGGCGTGGTCGGCGGATCGATCCTCGTGAACTACGCGATCCGCAGCCCGCGCATCCAGGTGGCGCGCATGGCGCCGACGCACGGAGACGGCCCGGCGAGCCTGCAGCAGGTGCGGCCGAACACCGGCGACCAGGCTTCGCCGGGTGACATCGGTCTCGGCGCGATGAGCCGGGCCTTCGGCGCGATCGCCGTCGCCATCGCGCTGGCGATCGTGATCCTCGAGGTGCTCCGCTGGATCACGAACGCGTTCGGCTCGCACATCTTCGACGCGTTCCCGTTGTTCCCCTTCACGGTCATCGGGGGCTTCCTCGTGCAGCTCGTGCTCACGGCCACCAAGCACGAGTACCTCGTGCAGCGGCGGAACGTGAACGACATCAGCGGGCTCGCGCTCGACGTGCTCATCGCTGCGGCGATCGGCACGATGTCGCTCCAGGCGCTCGGCTCGAACATCCCGAGCCTCGCCATCCTGACCCTCATCGCGCTCGCCTGGAGCGTGATCGGCATGCTGTGGCTCGGCCCGCGCATCCACCGCACGCACTGGTTCGAGCACGCGATCGCGGACTTCGGGCAGTCGCAGGGCAACGTCGCGACCGGGTTCGTGCTCGCCGACATGGCCGACCCCGCTCGCACGACGAACGCCGCCCGCGCGTACGGCTACAAGCAGCTGATCTACGAGCCGTTCCTCGGCGGCGGCATCCTCACCGCCTTCAGCGTGCCGATCATCCTGCAGATCGGCTCGGTCGCGTTCGGGGTGGTCTCGCTCGTCGTCACGGTGCTGCTCATCCTGTGGGGGACGCTTCGGGGGAGGCGGGCCTCGGGGGCGCCCGGTGGGTGA